Proteins encoded within one genomic window of Salmo salar unplaced genomic scaffold, Ssal_v3.1, whole genome shotgun sequence:
- the LOC123723764 gene encoding T-cell ecto-ADP-ribosyltransferase 1-like: MGGGYLLIDDVKRTEKKTNTIFVLMLILCLHFGLVKQNKIFPLDMAPDSVDDKYDGCRDEAFKRVDSYYLPHEKNTTTNFIRAWDIAEKHASIPKDGLQKVHSISMYLYTNNKPQPPSESIYLDFNEAIRQGSYGYGTSFQYHSLHFYLTDAIKILKQSQTTCRTTYLRTNVTFDLDVINKEMRFGYFVSSSIHKTLYDFGDTSCFEINTRFGVNLTYYSAYANEGEF; the protein is encoded by the exons ATGGGTGGTGGATATCTCTTAATTGATG ATGTGAAGAGAACTGAGAAGAAGACAAACACAATATTTGTCTTGATGTTGATTCTCTGTCTTCACTTTGGACTGGTGAAACAG AACAAGATTTTCCCACTGGACATGGCACCTGATTCTGTTGATGACAAATATGATGGCTGCAGAGACGAAGCCTTTAAGAGGGTGGATAGCTACTACCTCCCACATGagaaaaacaccaccactaacttCATAAGAGCCTGGGACATAGCAGAGAAACATGCATCCATTCCAAAAGATGGTCTGCAAAAAGTGCATTCCATCTCTATGTATTTGTACACAAATAACAAACCCCAACCTCCCTCTGAATCCATCTACCTAGACTTCAACGAAGCAATTAGACAAGGCAGTTATGGGTATGGAACATCATTCCAGTACCATTCCCTGCACTTCTATCTAACTGACGCCATTAAGATTCTCAAACAAAGTCAAACAACATGTAGGACCACCTACCTTAGAACCAATGTAACTTTTGATCTGGATGTTATCAACAAAGAAATGCGCTTTGGTTATTTTGTCTCAAGTTCTATACATAAGACCTTATACGATTTTGGAGACACATCCTGCTTTGAGATCAACACACGTTTTGGTGTTAACCTGACATATTACTCTGCCTATGCAAACGAGGGGGAGTTTTGA
- the LOC106610442 gene encoding ecto-ADP-ribosyltransferase 5 has translation MEISNIHKKKTIVFSVIFLLVLIVILVLILGIPHSKDGETENGGIQDGGIQDGGIQDGGIQDGGMQEILPLDMVRSSVDDKYDGCRDLMLWAVENMYLYDELNTNPQFNTSWNIAKPHAIPHGDSLNTEHSIAIYLYTKNKPGHNSRSMYLDFNKAVQEGNSAYMTTSFKYHALHFYLTDAIQILRERQETCKETFHRTNKKFDLSVLNHEIRFGTFATSSLRSNLTNFGNVSCFEIHTCFGAELTSYSAFPEEREVLIPPYEIFEVTKIQTKSRVNNLLCEVVYTLKSKGVDSDLNCKLILNGGESNIIRASDTGYIILYIMLITTVYY, from the exons ATGGAAATCAGTAACATACACAAAAAGAAGACAATCGTCTTTTCTGTTATTTTTCTACTTGTTTTGATAGTAATCTTAGTTTTGATCCTCGGCATTCCCCATTCAAAG GATGGAGAAACTGAGAACGGAGGGATTCAAGATGGAGGGATTCAAGATGGAGGGATTCAAGATGGAGGGATTCAAGATGGAGGGATGCAAGAGATTCTACCTCTAGACATGGTCCGTTCTTCTGTTGATGATAAATACGATGGTTGCAGAGATTTAATGTTGTGGGCGGTTGAAAACATGTACCTCTACGATGAGTTAAACACGAATCCTCAATTCAATACATCCTGGAACATAGCAAAACCACATGCTATACCACATGGAGACAGTTTGAATACAGAGCATTCCATTGCTATCTATTTGTATACAAAAAACAAACCAGGACACAATTCCAGATCGATGTACCTGGACTTTAACAAAGCAGTTCAAGAGGGCAATTCTGCATATATGACAACATCATTCAAGTACCATGCATTGCATTTCTACCTGACTGATGCCATTCAGATTCTTAGAGAAAGACAAGAGACATGTAAGGAAACCTTTCACAGAACCAACAAGAAGTTTGATCTGAGTGTTCTCAACCACGAGATCCGTTTCGGCACCTTCGCCACAAGCTCTTTAAGATCCAACTTAACCAACTTTGGGAACGTGTCTTGCTTTGAGATCCACACTTGCTTTGGCGCTGAGCTAACTTCTTACTCAGCCTTTCCTGAAGAGAGAGAAGTTTTAATTCCGCCATATGAGATTTTTGAAGTCACCAAAATCCAGACAAAGTCACGAGTGAATAACCTGTTGTGTGAAGTCGTCTACACACTAAAGAGCAAGGGAGTAGACAGTGATCTGAATTGCAAATTGATTTTGAATGGAGGAGAATCAAACATCATCAGAGCATCAGATACAGGCTACATAATTCTCTATATTATGTTGATTACTACTGTATATTACTGA